Sequence from the Gloeocapsopsis dulcis genome:
AACCAAAGATAGCGGTGTTCCTGTACTTGTTGCTACTGGAAATGGCGCTGATGGCGTGACAAAAGCAGTGCAAGCACTTGTGCAGTCGCAGAACCGTAAGATTGCCACAGGGCAGGGAATGATTGTTTCTCAATTAACTGAAGCACCTACACCAGGGCTGCGTCAATGGCCGCGTTATCTTCCTGAAAATAATTCGTTTGCCCTCAAAGACTTAGCAACTAGTAACAGCCAACCATTTCAAGATGTGACAGTACGCGGTTCTGCTGCACCACCAATTGAATTTGATTTTCGGGCGTTACCAAACGATCGCTTTAACCGAGGTAATTCGATGTCCTTGCGTTATAGTTATGGTCCACAAGTTAATCCCAGAACTTCAGCAGTAGAAGTTTTACTTGATGGTGTGTTTATTGGTGGAGAGCGTTTGACCTCAGAACAAGGGGAAGTTAGAAAAACGCTCAATGTTAACTTACCAGAAAATTTGATTACACCTACTTCCAAAATTCAAGTGGCATTCCGCTTGCATTCTAAAGAGGCACCAGATAGGTGTGGTGGAATTGTTGCCGATCAACAACTTTCTGGTACAGTTCACGCGGATACTAGCTTTCATCTCAATCGCGAAACATCTGTACAAATTCCTGACTTGAAACTTTTGCAAGCTGGTTTTCCCTTTACTGCACCACAGGATCTTTCAAGTACTGCGATTGTTTTACCTGACACGCCTTCAGAAATCGATTTGCTGACTATGTTGGAGTTTAGCGAGCGTATGGGACGATTGAGTCAAGCTGAGTCGGTAGCCTTGAAGGTTTACACTGCGGAAAGTTTTCCGATCCAAGAACAGGGCAATTATCATTTGGTAGGAATTGGGACTCGCGAACAGTTTCCTTTTCCTGAAGTATTTCAAGCAGGTAGCTTCTTCCTCAGTGATGTCTTTTCTCGTGCTTGGGGCGGCAGTACAGTGCAAGCGTTACCTGACGAAGACGGGGTGATTAAGGAAATTATTTCGCCTTGGAATCGCGATCGCGTTGTTCTGGCGCTGAGTGCTCAAACTAACAATGGTTTAGAACGAGTCCGTCAAATTCTCGATAAAGATCCTTGGTTTTTCCAACTCCAAAAAGATACTGTACTGATTTCCAGTAATCAGCAAGATCCTGCGGCTTACGATCCTGAAGGTTATGAACTGAAGTTTTTTCAAAGTTCTCCACAGCGGCGGATTGAAAATACAAGTTTGTTAAGTAAAGCATCGCGCTTGCTGCAAGAACATTGGTACTTATTGCCCTTGGGGATTTTAGGTATTGCTGTTGTACTTTATGGCATTACGCAAGCGTATCTGAAGCGGATTACTGTGGAGGATAAGAAGTAGAGTATGGCTTTATTCGATTTAAAGCGGCAACGCCAAAAACTTTCATTGGCAAATTGGCTAGTTGAAGATCTGCCACAACGGTTTGATCGAGCATTGGAAAAACTAGAAATCCGCCATCTTAAGTGGCTTATCTTACCACTTTTGCTGTTTTCTGTACCACTAATCACGACACCATTAGAAGTTTGGCAGCAAGGTGTTGTTACAGTTATTTTGATTGCGATCGGTCAAATTATTGTTCGTGCCGAGCAAAATAACCCCTCAAAATCTCGTAGCGAGTACTTGCACTTGTTTATGGTGTGGCTAAGTCTAGTGACAACGCTACGCTATCTTTACTATCGAACTTCTTATACGCTCAATTTTAATAACTGGATTAACGGTATCAGCTGTGTTTTACTTTATGGAGCTGAATTGTACGCAGTTTTGACGCTGGTTCTTGCTTATTTTCAAACACTTAAAATTAAAGATCGCCAACCAGTAGATCTCAAGACAATTCCTCAGCCACAGTGGTTCACCATTGATATCTATATTCCTACCTATAACGAAAGCGTTGATATTGTTCGTAAAACTGCATTAGGTGCTTTAGCCACCGATTATCCAGCAGATAAAAAACGAGTATATATCCTAGATGATGGTCGTAAATTTCCGGAACGTCGAGAAGAGTTACGCCAGATGTGCGATGAAATTGGCTGCACGCTACTCACAAGAGAAAATAACGATCATGCTAAGGCAGGAAATATTAACACCGCCTTTCGCCATACTCAAGGCGATCTAGTGCTTATCTTGGACTGCGATCACGTTCCGGCGCGAGATATTCTCCAGAAAACAATTGGCTTTTTCTATAACCCTAAAGTTTCTTTGGTGCAGACACCCCACTGGTTTTACAACCCCGATCCGTTTGAACGGAACTTATTAACAGGGGGCAAAGTTCCAGTAGGTAATGAACTGTTTTACAAGGTATTGCAAAAGGGTAATGATTTTTGGAATGCTGCGTTTTTCTGCGGTTCAGCAGCGGTGATTCGTAAAGAACACGTTATGCAAATTGGTGGGATTGCAGTAGAAACTGTAACCGAAGATTGTCACACATCCTTACGGTTGCATTCTTTGGGGTATGAGACAGTTTACTACGACAAAATTATGGTTGCGGGCTTAGCACCAGAGAAGTTGGTAGCTTATGTTGGTCAACAAGTGCGGTGGGCGCGGGGAATGGCACAGATCTTGCGGCTGGAAAACCCGATGTTTAACCCGAAGTTGAAGTTGACGCTACCACAACGGATTTGTTACTTTTCGGCAACATCGCACTTTTTCTATGGTTTTCCGCGATTGATGTATGCGATCGCTCCTACACTATTTTTACTGTTTAGCATCAATCCCATTCGCGGCTTAGGATTAGAAACTCTCGCCTATGCTTTACCGCACATTCTTTTAGGTTTGAATACCAACCACCTGACTTACAAACACGTTCGCTTTTCTTTCTGGAATGAAATCTTTGAGTTCGTGATGTCTTACCAAGCAGGAATTGTCACGTTTTTAGCACTGATTAACCCTAAACTTGGTTCTTTTAACGTCACAGATAAAGGACAAACTGTTGATAAGCGCACTTTTGATTGGCAATCGATACGTCCATTATTAATTGTCACTGCACTTGTTGTAACATCACTGCTTGCTGTTCCGTTCTGGTTATTACTTCGCCCTGAAGATAGTGAAGCTGTTTTGGTAAACGCGTTGTGGTGTGTTTTTAACTTGATCCTATTAGTAGCTGCTTGCCTTGTTGCTTTTGAACAACCACAGTTACGTTCTGCACACCGCCTACAGCGTCATCTAGGTGCAGTGATTTACAGTGCAGATCAAAGCGTTCCAGGAATTACAGTGAATATTTCGGAAACTGGGGCACTGATTGCGCTAGATTCATGGGCTAATTTACCGGATGAAGTCGAGGTTGAAATTATTGGCGATTACGGGGCGCGAGCATTTCTTAATGGAAAAATTGTTCGCTGGACGCCAGTTGATGACACTCAAATTCATGTTGTTGTTGATTTTATTAATCCTACCCGCGCTCAGTTGGATAATTTAGTGTTGGTTATCTATTCTGATGTGAAAGAGTGGTACGGGCAAAAGCGGGAAATTGTCGATCGACCTTTCAATTCGTTTAAGTTTCTCGCAACAAGTCTCATCCGTTCCTTCCGTGATTTTAAACCAGAACGGAGTGTGCAAAAGGTTCGCAAACAAGTTCAAACGACAGCACAAATATACTGGGAAGGACAATTTTATACCGGAGAAGCAACTGAACTAGGAACTAGCAGTTTAAAACTTGAGTTAGATTACAATTCTGCATCTTCAGAAAAGCAACTCCAACAGCAGGATATAGAAAAGATGAGGCAACAGCAACCTTTAGTAGGCTTGCTCTTGGAGGGTGACAATTCTGCAAATCGTTTTTTGGCTCAAATTACTCATGTAGAAATTTGTGGTAACAGCGATCGCTCATCTGTTGTCATTGAGTTAAGGTTTCCTGAACAGTTTAAACAAAAGCAAGCAGAGAAGATTAAGGAGTTGTTACAGACTTTGTAGCAAACTGGGGGGCAGCCATCCTGCCCCCCACAGTTGACGTTTGATGACTAATCTTAGTAGTTGTTTTCTAGTTGGCCAGTGCGCACTGAGAGTTGTTGAGTCTTGTTATTACGCTGAACTTTGATTTGTAACTCTTGACCAACTTGACTATTATCTACGATACTTTGCAGTTGCTCAGCAGTAGATATAGGTTGACGGTCAACTTGTACAATAACATCTCCGCGACGCATTCCTCCGGCGGCGGCTGGGGAATTTGGAATAACTCGGACTACAAGTACACCACTGATTTCTGGGACATCAATTGGAGAATTAGGATCGCTATTATTTTGCTTAGCTAGCTGTGGAGTCAGAGTGACCATTTGCACGCCTAAATAAGGATGTGCAATTTTTTCCCCACGCATGAGTTGATCTTTAATTGCTTTGGCTTTATCGATGGGAATGGCAAACCCAATACCCATTGCATCTGCACGAATTGCGGTATTAATTCCGATGACTTCACCGCGATCATTTAGCAATGGTCCCCCAGAATTACCAGGATTGATCGCGGCGTCGGTTTGAATAAACTCTAGGCGTTTATCAAGAATGCCAACTTCACGACTTGAACGCTTTAATGTACTAACGATTCCCAAGGTAACTGTATTATCTAACCCCAAGGGATTACCAACAGCAATCGCCCAGTCACCTACTTGTACTGTACTCGAATCGCCTAATGGTGCGACTGGTACATCACCACCAGTATCGATCTTAACTACAGCTAAATCTGAAACTTCGTCAACACCTTGCACTGTTCCTTCAAAGGTACGCCCGTCTTTGAGTTGTACTGTGACTCGATCCGCTTGGTTGACAACGTGGGCGTTGGTAAGAATCTCTCCGCTAGGATCTATAATTACGCCTGAACCCAGTCCTCGTAAGGTTTCTGGAG
This genomic interval carries:
- a CDS encoding cellulose biosynthesis cyclic di-GMP-binding regulatory protein BcsB → MHSFRRDRPTHSKTKTKSQLYSLLSPYLWLMVLGCTAAVLASTTTSIQAQSESKLRQEEQQLIQEYALPKAPSRPPVYRPQRVSPAPAKSAPQRLQKPAPQAPSKPPATSSRPAPARTQSATATTPRPRPAASPKPTIVAANAVPPSQYVMEFNRSPVVGNRFRLQGIYSEGRLGFTRPRGWQVQSVKALIRFQHSPALFANRSNLTLRVNGTSVGSVPLNRKQSQIGSVLFDIPPNLIQNFNELTVVAQQHNSATCSEADQTLWTEVLPDSKLIFNYTPQPVPINLSRYPYPFFDELSLEPNQIAYLLPQQMSETWLTAAARFQTSLGRFAEFRPIDTSLVKSIDAVEGQRLVIIGTPEEQPALRKLDLPFAIAGNQVLDGNQDPLPEDVGVLMVTTTKDSGVPVLVATGNGADGVTKAVQALVQSQNRKIATGQGMIVSQLTEAPTPGLRQWPRYLPENNSFALKDLATSNSQPFQDVTVRGSAAPPIEFDFRALPNDRFNRGNSMSLRYSYGPQVNPRTSAVEVLLDGVFIGGERLTSEQGEVRKTLNVNLPENLITPTSKIQVAFRLHSKEAPDRCGGIVADQQLSGTVHADTSFHLNRETSVQIPDLKLLQAGFPFTAPQDLSSTAIVLPDTPSEIDLLTMLEFSERMGRLSQAESVALKVYTAESFPIQEQGNYHLVGIGTREQFPFPEVFQAGSFFLSDVFSRAWGGSTVQALPDEDGVIKEIISPWNRDRVVLALSAQTNNGLERVRQILDKDPWFFQLQKDTVLISSNQQDPAAYDPEGYELKFFQSSPQRRIENTSLLSKASRLLQEHWYLLPLGILGIAVVLYGITQAYLKRITVEDKK
- a CDS encoding glycosyltransferase — protein: MALFDLKRQRQKLSLANWLVEDLPQRFDRALEKLEIRHLKWLILPLLLFSVPLITTPLEVWQQGVVTVILIAIGQIIVRAEQNNPSKSRSEYLHLFMVWLSLVTTLRYLYYRTSYTLNFNNWINGISCVLLYGAELYAVLTLVLAYFQTLKIKDRQPVDLKTIPQPQWFTIDIYIPTYNESVDIVRKTALGALATDYPADKKRVYILDDGRKFPERREELRQMCDEIGCTLLTRENNDHAKAGNINTAFRHTQGDLVLILDCDHVPARDILQKTIGFFYNPKVSLVQTPHWFYNPDPFERNLLTGGKVPVGNELFYKVLQKGNDFWNAAFFCGSAAVIRKEHVMQIGGIAVETVTEDCHTSLRLHSLGYETVYYDKIMVAGLAPEKLVAYVGQQVRWARGMAQILRLENPMFNPKLKLTLPQRICYFSATSHFFYGFPRLMYAIAPTLFLLFSINPIRGLGLETLAYALPHILLGLNTNHLTYKHVRFSFWNEIFEFVMSYQAGIVTFLALINPKLGSFNVTDKGQTVDKRTFDWQSIRPLLIVTALVVTSLLAVPFWLLLRPEDSEAVLVNALWCVFNLILLVAACLVAFEQPQLRSAHRLQRHLGAVIYSADQSVPGITVNISETGALIALDSWANLPDEVEVEIIGDYGARAFLNGKIVRWTPVDDTQIHVVVDFINPTRAQLDNLVLVIYSDVKEWYGQKREIVDRPFNSFKFLATSLIRSFRDFKPERSVQKVRKQVQTTAQIYWEGQFYTGEATELGTSSLKLELDYNSASSEKQLQQQDIEKMRQQQPLVGLLLEGDNSANRFLAQITHVEICGNSDRSSVVIELRFPEQFKQKQAEKIKELLQTL
- a CDS encoding HhoA/HhoB/HtrA family serine endopeptidase, whose translation is MHAKSSLMRQVSTSILAIALGVILAVSTIRVLPSEAAPIAENSPSIQAKAPITSNSFVTAAVNRVGSAVVRIDTERTVTRRVPEPLLEDPLFRRFFGDGFSQQMPPETLRGLGSGVIIDPSGEILTNAHVVNQADRVTVQLKDGRTFEGTVQGVDEVSDLAVVKIDTGGDVPVAPLGDSSTVQVGDWAIAVGNPLGLDNTVTLGIVSTLKRSSREVGILDKRLEFIQTDAAINPGNSGGPLLNDRGEVIGINTAIRADAMGIGFAIPIDKAKAIKDQLMRGEKIAHPYLGVQMVTLTPQLAKQNNSDPNSPIDVPEISGVLVVRVIPNSPAAAGGMRRGDVIVQVDRQPISTAEQLQSIVDNSQVGQELQIKVQRNNKTQQLSVRTGQLENNY